In Phalacrocorax aristotelis chromosome 6, bGulAri2.1, whole genome shotgun sequence, one DNA window encodes the following:
- the ABL2 gene encoding tyrosine-protein kinase ABL2 isoform X4 — protein sequence MIVGTVLFQSSSYGKESKLFCCLGEEASEPGVSFTEALHRPYGCDVEPQALNEAIRWSSKENLLGATESDPNLFVALYDFVASGDNTLSITKGEKLRVLGYNQNGEWSEVRSKNGQGWVPSNYITPVNSLEKHSWYHGPVSRSAAEYLLSSLINGSFLVRESESSPGQLSISLRYEGRVYHYRINTTSDGKVYVTAESRFSTLAELVHHHSTVADGLVTTLHYPAPKCNKPTVYGVSPIHDKWEMERTDITMKHKLGGGQYGEVYVGVWKKYNLTVAVKTLKEDTMEVEEFLKEAAVMKEIKHPNLVQLLGVCTLEPPFYIVTEYMPYGNLLDYLRECNREEVSAVVLLYMATQISSAMEYLEKKNFIHRDLAARNCLVGENHVVKVADFGLSRLMTGDTYTAHAGAKFPIKWTAPESLAYNTFSIKSDVWAFGVLLWEIATYGMSPYPGIDLSQVYDLLEKGYRMEQPEGCPPKVYELMRACWKWNPPDRPSFAETHQAFETMFHDSSISEEVAEELGRTASSSSIVPYLPRLPMLPSKTRTLKKQAENKENIEGTQDAAEHSASSSAPGFIRSTQPTSGSPALPRKQRDKSPSSLLEDAKETTFTRDRKGGFFSSFMKKRNAPTPPKRSSSFREMENQPHKKYELTGLPEQDRMAMTLPRNSQRSKIQLERTVSTSSQPDENTGRANDLLPKRFEEGPALTRERPKAKLLPRGATALPFRTASGSEEKEGPGLAAAPKVKEKNSGPRQGALEDGERPGWSSPVKAAAILPTTHNHKVPVLISPTLKHTPADVQLIGTDSQGNKFKLLSEHQVTSSGDRDRPRRVKPKCAPPPPPVMRLLQQPAACSDAAEELSNVAGAQHGLESSEGSKKAAAAAAPVGGKSGRPVMPPPQVPLSSSSTSPVKMANGTAGAKVALRKTKQAAEKISADKISKEALLECADLLSSAIAEPTPNSQLVDTGHQLLDYCSGYVDCIPHTRNKFAFREAVSKLELSLQELQVSSTAASIPGANPVLNNLLSCVQEISDVVQR from the exons ATGATTGTGGGGACAGTCCTTTTCCAGTCTAGCAGCTATGGCAAAGAGAGCAAGCTGTTCTGTTGCCTTGGTGAGGAAGCCTCTGAGCCTGGCGTGAGTTTCACAG AGGCCCTTCACCGCCCCTATGGTTGTGATGTTGAACCCCAGGCACTGAATGAAGCCATCAGATGGAGCTCCAAGGAGAACCTGCTTGGAGCCACTGAGAGCGATCCCAATCTCTTTGTTGCACTTTACGATTTTGTAGCAAGTGGTGACAACACGCTCAGCATCACCAAAG GTGAGAAGTTGCGAGTCCTGGGTTACAACCAGAATGGTGAATGGAGTGAGGTACGTTCGAAGAATGGGCAGGGCTGGGTACCAAGCAACTACATCACACCAGTGAACAGCCTGGAAAAGCATTCGTGGTACCATGGGCCGGTGTCACGCAGTGCAGCAGAGTATCTGTTGAGCAGTCTCATCAATGGCAGCTTCCTGGTTCGTGAAAGTGagagcagcccagggcagctgtCCATCTCGCTCAGGTACGAAGGACGTGTTTACCACTACAGGATCAATACCACCTCAGATGGAAAG GTGTATGTGACAGCAGAAAGCCGTTTCAGCACACTAGCAGAGCTAGTACACCATCACTCAACAGTAGCAGACGGACTGGTGACAACTTTGCATTACCCAGCACCCAAGTGCAATAAGCCCACTGTCTATGGAGTGTCCCCCATCCACGACAAGTGGGAGATGGAGCGGACTGATATCACCATGAAGCACAAACTTGGGGGAGGGCAGTATGGCGAGGTGTATGTTGGTGTCTGGAAGAAATACAATCTCACGGTTGCTGTGAAAACATTAAAG GAAGATACCATGGAGGTGGAAGAGTTCTTGAAAGAAGCTGCTGTGATGAAGGAGATCAAGCACCCAAATCTAGTGCAGTTGTTAG GTGTTTGTACCCTGGAGCCACCCTTTTACATTGTGACAGAATACATGCCGTATGGGAACCTGCTAGACTATTTACGGGAATGCAACCGGGAAGAAGTAAGTGCAGTTGTGTTACTCTACATGGCCACACAGATCTCCTCTGCTATGGAGTACCTGGAGAAGAAGAACTTCATTCACAG gGACCTGGCAGCACGGAACTGCTTAGTTGGAGAAAATCACGTAGTGAAGGTGGCTGACTTTGGCTTAAGTCGACTTATGACTGGAGATACTTACACAGCTCATGCTGGAGCCAAGTTCCCAATCAAATGGACTGCTCCTGAGAGCCTGGCCTATAACACCTTTTCAATCAAATCAGACGTGTGGG ccTTTGGGGTGCTGTTATGGGAAATTGCTACCTATGGGATGTCACCATACCCAGGCATTGACCTTTCTCAGGTGTATGATCTGCTGGAAAAGGGCTATCGGATGGAACAGCCCGAGGGGTGCCCTCCAAAGGTTTATGAACTGATGAGGGCAT GCTGGAAGTGGAACCCACCAGACCGACCTTCCTTTGCTGAGACCCACCAGGCTTTTGAAACCATGTTCCATGACTCGAGCATCTCAGAGG AGGTAGCAGAGGAGCTTGGAAGAACAGCCTCCTCCTCATCTATAGTTCCTTACTTGCCCCGGTTACCCATGCTTCCCTCCAAGACTAGAACACTGAAGAAACAGGCAGAGAACAAGGAGAACATTGAAGGAACACAAGATGCTGCAGAGCACTCAGCTTCCAGCTCAGCACCAG GTTTTATCAGAAGCACACAGCCAACAAGTGGGTCTCCCGCACTGCCTCGCAAGCAGAGGGACAAGTCACCCAGCAGCCTGTTGGAGGATGCCAAAGAGACCACTTTCACCAGGGACAGAAAAGGTGGCTTCTTCAGCTCATTTATGAAGAAGAGGAATGCTCCCACACCTCCCAAGCGCAGCAGTTCCTTCCGAGAGATGGAGAATCAGCCCCATAAGAAATACGAGCTGACGG GGCTTCCAGAGCAGGATAGGATGGCAATGACCCTTCCCAGAAATTCCCAGAGGTCAAAAATCCAGCTGGAACGGACAGTGTCCACCTCCTCTCAACCTGATGAGAACACAGGGAGGGCCAATGACCTGCTTCCCAAAAGGTTTGAAGAAGGCCCTGCTTTGACCAGAGAGAGACCAAAAGCAAAACTCTTGCCAAGGGGTGCCACAGCACTCCCTTTCCGAACCGCCTCTGgatcagaagaaaaggagggtccAGGGCTAGCAGCAGCTCCTAAggtcaaagagaaaaacagtggCCCACGGCAAGGGGCCCTTGAGGATGGTGAGAGACCGGGGTGGTCGTCTCCAGTAAAGGCTGCAGCAATACTTCCAACCACTCATAACCACAAAGTGCCAGTCCTAATCTCACCCACTCTAAAACACACTCCAGCAGACGTGCAGCTCATTGGCACAGACTCTCAGGGTAATAAATTTAAGCTCTTATCTGAGCATCAGGTCACTTCTTCTGGCGACAGGGACCGGCCCAGACGGGTAAAACCAAAGTGtgctccaccaccaccaccagtgaTGAGGCTCCTACAacagccagctgcctgctcagaTGCAGCAGAAGAGTTGAGCAATGTGGCGGGAGCGCAGCACGGACTGGAATCGAGCGAAGGGAGtaagaaggcagcagcagcagcagcacctgttGGTGGAAAATCTGGGAGGCCCGTGATGCCTCCACCTCAAGTGCCTCTGTCATCGTCTTCCACCTCCCCAGTGAAAATGGCCAACGGCACGGCTGGCGCAAAAGTAGCACTAAGAAAGACCAAACAGGCAGCTGAGAAAATCTCTGCAGACAAAATCAGCAAGGAAGCACTGCTGGAGTGCGCAGATCTTCTCTCGAGTGCCATTGCCGAGCCGACACCAAACAGCCAGCTGGTGGACACAGGGCACCAGCTGTTGGATTACTGCTCAGGCTACGTGGACTGCATCCCGCATACACGCAACAAATTTGCCTTCCGGGAAGCCGTGAGCAAACTGGAACTCAGCCTGCAGGAACTGCAGGTGTCCTCAACAGCTGCTAGCATCCCTGGGGCAAACCCCGTCCTTAATAACTTATTGTCATGTGTCCAAGAAATCAGCGATGTGGTGCAAAGGTAG